GGCGAATCGGGCGGGGCCGGTCGGTCCGTCCGGCGCCTCCGCCGCCCGCGCGCCGAGCGCCCGCAGGTGGGCGAGCGCCGGGGCGGTGAGCGCGGCCGGGCCCGCGACCCGCACGTCCACCTCCTCCAGTGGCCCGGTCGTACCGATGACGGTGGGGCTCCCCACGGCATGCACGGCATTCCTCTCCGGCGGCGGCAGGGCGCCGCGTCTCTCGCACGGACGTGGACGTACGGGAACCGGACGGCGCGCGCGGCCGACCAACTCCACGGCCAGTAAGTCGGAGCGTCGGTTCACCGGGTTCCCGGTGAACGCGGAGGAAAGCCGTGAAACCCCTGCATCCCCTGCAAAGCACTCCGGGCGACCGGTCGAGCTGCACTCCGGAGGCCGATCCGCCGTCCGGCGCCGCCCCGTTCGGGTCACCGGCCGGTCCGCCGGACGCCGCCGAACTCCGCGCGCGGGTCGCGGCGTTCGTGCGGGAGCGGGTACAGCCGAGCGAGCCGGTGCTCGACGCGGGCGGGCCGGCCGCGCGCGCCGAGCTGGGCCGGCTCAACGACGAAGCGCGGCAGGCCGGCCTCTGGGCGCTGCCGCTGCCGGTCGAACACGGCGGACAGGGCCTGCCGCTGTCCCGTTACGCGCATCTCGCCGAGGCCGAGGGCGCCAGCGACCACGGCCCTGCGGCCCTCGGCTCGGCGTCCCTGCTCGACGTGCTGATGCTCGGCCGGCACGCCAACGACCCCGTCCGGGAACGCTTTCTGCCACGCATCGCGGCGGGTGAACTGCGCACCTGCTACGCGATGACCGAACCGGACACCCCCGGCACCGACCCCGCCCTGACCGCCACCCGCGCCGAGGCCGGCCCCGGGGGGACGTGGACGCTGCACGGCCGCAAATGGTTCATCACGGGCGCCGGCGACGCCGACCTGGTGACCGTGCTGGCCCGGACCGGCGACGACCTGTCGCTGTTCCTGGTGCCCACCGCCGCCCCCGGGTTCCGGGTGGTGCGCGAGCTGCCGGTGCTCGGCGTCGGCGGCCAGTGGGAGATCGCACTGGACGGGGTCGCCGTGCCCGCGGACCATGTGGTCGGCGAGCGCGGGACGGCGCTGCGGATCGCCGGCGAACGGCTGCGGCTCGGCCGGGTCCTGCGGTGTCTGCGCTGGCTCGGACAGGCCGAGCGGGCCTTCGACCTGATGTGCGCGCGGGCCCGGTCGCGCACCCAGGCGTCCGGCCCCCTGGCGGACCGCCAGCTGGTGCAACAGCTCGTCTTCGACGCCCTGTTGGCGATCCGGACGACCAGGCCGCTGGTGTACGAGGCGGTGGGCCGGCTGGCGGCGGGCGACGATGCCCGGCTGGAGACCGGACTGGCCAAGGTCGCGGCGGCCCGGATGCTCCAGCAGGTCGCCGACGCGGCGATCCAGGTCCACGGGGCGGCCGGACTCGGGCCGGACACCGCGTTGCCGGGCCTGTTCCGCACGGGGCGCGCGGCCCGCCTGCTGGACGGCCCGGACGAGCTGCACATCGCCGCGGTGGCCCGCCGGGTGCTGCGCGACCACGACCGAGCCCGGTGACCCCGCGGGCCCGGCGCCCACGCCGCCGTCATCGCACGCACGCCGCGTGGCCCGGCAACCGTGCACCGTCCACGCACGCACGCACGCCGCCGTGGCCCGGCCCTGGCGAACTCCACCGTCACCGCACGCACGCCGCCGTAGCCCGGCGAACCCGCCATCACACCGTGGACCCGCCGTCGCCGCACGCACGCCGCCGTCACATCGTGAAGGGCTCCACCAGCCCGGTCAGCGTCGCCAGCCCCCACGCGAGGAAGAAGTCCCCCCAGATCAGCTCGTGCCGCGGCGCGAGCCCGCGGTCGGCGTCGTAGCAGCCGTCGAGCAGCGCGCCGGCCGACGACAGGTGCGCCGTCACCAGTCGGTGCAGCATCAGCCGCCCCCGGTCCGCGAGGCGGTCGGCCGCCCGCCGGTCGCCGGCCGTCCGCGCGAGGGCGGCCAGCTTCAGCGCGGCCACCGCCTCAATGGCAGCGGCCGAGGTGTCCACCGGGCCGCTCGGGTCGTCACCCCGGGCCGGCGGCACGAGCCGCGCACCGGGTGCCAGCCGCAGCGCGCCCAGCCGGTCCGCCGCCGCCCGCAGCCGGTCGTCCGCCCCGAGGCACCACATCCCGTCGGCGACCGCCAGCAGCAACCACGCGGCCGTACGACTCCACCCCGGCCCGGGTTCGGGCCACGCCGTCCACGTTCCCCGGGGCCCGGCCCGCCACGCGGGACGCGGCGGGTCCTGCGACAGGCACAGCCGGAGGTGCCGGTCGAGATGGGCGTACGCGGCGGCCGCACCCCCGTCCGCCCGCGCCAGGAGCGGTACGAGTCCCGGCATGCCGTCGGCCCGTGCCAGCAACCGCGGCCCGCCGAACGCCCCGCCCCACGGCACCAGCCCGCACGCCGGCTCGTACGCCGCCAGGCAGGCCCGTGCCGCCTCGTCCCGCAGCGCGGCCGCCGCCCCGTCAGCACCCGGCCCGGCGGCCAGGGACGTGCCGTACCAGAGCACCAGCCCGCGGGTGGCGGTGTCCTGCGCCACCCAGTGCCGCAGCCGCCCTGTGCAGTCGGCGGCCGCGGCCCGGTGCTCCGCGGTGCCCGAGGACAGCGCACGCAGCCACAGCAGCCCGGCCCAGAAGCCGCCGGTCCACGACCCCCGCGCGGTCGTCCGCCATGCGCCGGTGTCAGGTTCCGCGTACAGCGGGAAGCGCGGGCCGGACTCGCGCGCCGTCACCGAGACCCGGGCCAGCACGGACGCGAGCGCCGTTTCCGCCCAGCCCGCCGCGGTCAGCGTCTCCGGCGCGGTCATCGCTTCTCCCCCCGGCGACGGGCCATCAGCGGCACGGCCACCGTCCCGGCCGCCGCGAACTCGGCCGCCACCAGCAGCCATCCGGGCCCGTATCCGGTCGCCGAGACCAGCGCACCGAACAGGGGCGGCCCCACCGCGAACCCGGCGAAGAAGCCCGCCGACACCAGGGCGGAGTCCTGCCCGGCGCGCCCCGGAGCCGCCCGCCGCATCACCAGGACCATCGACACCGCGTTCGCGGCCACCGCGAACGACCCGATGGCGAGCGCGCCCACCCAGACCAGCCACGGCACCGGCACCGCCGCGGCGAGCAGCAGCGCCGCGCCCACCGCGCCGGCCGCCAGCAGGGCGGGCATCGCCTCGGCGCGGCCTGGCCGGCCCGCCACCCGCGACCACCCCACGCGCCCCGCCATGCCGGCCACACCCAGCACGGCCACCAACGCGGCAGCGGTGGTCGGCGCGAGCCCCAGGCGCTGCGAACCGAACAGCGCCAGATAGGTGTTGACCGAGGCGATACCGCAGCCGAGCAGCAGCGAGAAGACCGCCAGCCGCCTCGTCGCCCCCTGTGCGGAGGGCGCGGGACGCGCTCCCGGGGCCTCGGCGGCCGCGTCGTGCGGCAGCGTCCGGGCGGCCCACGCCGCGGCCAGCGCCGCGGTGCCGGCCGCCGTCCAGACGGCGCCGCGCCAGCCCACCCCCGCGGCCAGCAGCGACAGCGGCAGCCCCGCCGCGAAGGCACCGAGCTGCACGCCGGACTGCTTCAGGCCGGTCACCGCGCCGCGCCGCCCGGACGGAACGGCCGCCAGGATCACCTTGTTGGTCGCCGGGTTGGCCAGGGCCTGCGGCAGCCCGCCGAGCGTCACCGCCACCAGCAGCAGCGCCGCCCCCGGCGCGGCCCCGATCAGCCCGAGCGAGACGGCGGCGAGCAGCAGCAGCGCCACCAGGCAGCGACGCGGTCCCACCCGGTCCACCAGCCGCCCGGCCACCGGCGACAGCAGGGCCGCCGCGCCGAACCCGGCCGTCGTGGTCAGGCCGAGCGCCGTCCGGGAGATGCCCCATTCGTCGACCAGCCGCGGCCCGAGCGCCCCGAGCAGGAAGAGCTGCATCATGGAGAAGGCCATCGCGGAGGTCAGCAGCGCGGTCACCGCCGGTCCCGCGGGGCGCGCCCGGGAGGTGCCGCCGTCGGGCCCGGCGGCCGCCGCTTCCGTATCCGTACCGCGCTCTGCTCGCACCGCTGCCCTCCCGCACCGCTCCGGCCCCGCTCTGGCGCCCGGCCCAGTCAGTCGTACGGAGCGGGCCGCCGGTTCCCGACCGTCGCCGCCCGGTCGCCGCTGCCGGGCGAGGGCGATCGGGGAACGGCCGCCGGGGGACGGGAGTTCAGTCCGCGGGGGCGGCCGCCCGGCGCCGGTGCCCGAGCACGCCGAGGACGACGTCCACGAGCAGGAAGCCGACCAGCGAGACGCCGAGCAGCGGCATCGCCCAGCCCACCGCCGCGACGCCGCACACCAACGGGAGCAGTACGGGCAGCGGAACCCTCCGCCACGCGCCGCGCGGCACCGGGCGCCCGAACGACAGCGCCCGCCCGCGCGTGGGACGGCGCTGCCACCACATCCGGTAACCCCACAGGATCAGGAAGACCAGGGCGAGCGCCAGCGCCGCCAGCACGATCTGGTTGGCGAGCCCGAACAGGGTGCCGGTGTGCAGGTCGATGCCGTAGCGGGTGAGCTTGGCCAGGACCGGGTAGTCGGCGAACCGCGAGACGTCGGTGACCCTGCCGGTGGCCGGGTCCACGGCGACCGAGTCCTGCTTCTCCGGCCAGCTGCGCCCGACCTGCTTGACGACGTAGGCGGTGCCCTTCGCCGTCGGCAGGTCGATCTCGACGGGCGAGGACAGTCCCTCGGCGCGGGCCGCCGCCAGCACCCGGTCGACGCCCACGTCCGTCGCGGAGCCGCTCGACGCGCCGCCCTGCTGTCCGCCCGTGCCCGGCATGCCGGGCATCCCGCCGGCACCGCCGTGGTGGGAGTGGTGCCCGGTGTTCCCGGGATCCGCGGCGTGCACGGTCAGGGCCGTGGAGACGCTCGGCGTCGCCTGCCCCAGGGACCGGCGGAGCGCGTCGATGTGCGCCCCGGCGTACCCGGACCAGGTCAGGCCGGTCGCCGACAGGAAGAACAGGCCGCCCGCCGCCCACACCCCCACCGCGCCGTGCCAGGAGCGCGTCCGGCGACGGCCGGTGGCGGTGCGGTCCGGCAGCGCCAGGGCCCGCACCGTGCGCCGGGTGCGCTTGCGCCCGATCCAGAGCGCGAGGCCGCCGCCGGCGACCACCCACAGCCAGCTGGCGGCCAGTTCGCTGTAGAG
The sequence above is a segment of the Streptomyces lydicus genome. Coding sequences within it:
- a CDS encoding acyl-CoA dehydrogenase family protein, with product MKPLHPLQSTPGDRSSCTPEADPPSGAAPFGSPAGPPDAAELRARVAAFVRERVQPSEPVLDAGGPAARAELGRLNDEARQAGLWALPLPVEHGGQGLPLSRYAHLAEAEGASDHGPAALGSASLLDVLMLGRHANDPVRERFLPRIAAGELRTCYAMTEPDTPGTDPALTATRAEAGPGGTWTLHGRKWFITGAGDADLVTVLARTGDDLSLFLVPTAAPGFRVVRELPVLGVGGQWEIALDGVAVPADHVVGERGTALRIAGERLRLGRVLRCLRWLGQAERAFDLMCARARSRTQASGPLADRQLVQQLVFDALLAIRTTRPLVYEAVGRLAAGDDARLETGLAKVAAARMLQQVADAAIQVHGAAGLGPDTALPGLFRTGRAARLLDGPDELHIAAVARRVLRDHDRAR
- a CDS encoding sugar ABC transporter permease codes for the protein MTAPETLTAAGWAETALASVLARVSVTARESGPRFPLYAEPDTGAWRTTARGSWTGGFWAGLLWLRALSSGTAEHRAAAADCTGRLRHWVAQDTATRGLVLWYGTSLAAGPGADGAAAALRDEAARACLAAYEPACGLVPWGGAFGGPRLLARADGMPGLVPLLARADGGAAAAYAHLDRHLRLCLSQDPPRPAWRAGPRGTWTAWPEPGPGWSRTAAWLLLAVADGMWCLGADDRLRAAADRLGALRLAPGARLVPPARGDDPSGPVDTSAAAIEAVAALKLAALARTAGDRRAADRLADRGRLMLHRLVTAHLSSAGALLDGCYDADRGLAPRHELIWGDFFLAWGLATLTGLVEPFTM
- a CDS encoding MFS transporter is translated as MAFSMMQLFLLGALGPRLVDEWGISRTALGLTTTAGFGAAALLSPVAGRLVDRVGPRRCLVALLLLAAVSLGLIGAAPGAALLLVAVTLGGLPQALANPATNKVILAAVPSGRRGAVTGLKQSGVQLGAFAAGLPLSLLAAGVGWRGAVWTAAGTAALAAAWAARTLPHDAAAEAPGARPAPSAQGATRRLAVFSLLLGCGIASVNTYLALFGSQRLGLAPTTAAALVAVLGVAGMAGRVGWSRVAGRPGRAEAMPALLAAGAVGAALLLAAAVPVPWLVWVGALAIGSFAVAANAVSMVLVMRRAAPGRAGQDSALVSAGFFAGFAVGPPLFGALVSATGYGPGWLLVAAEFAAAGTVAVPLMARRRGEKR
- a CDS encoding PepSY-associated TM helix domain-containing protein, producing MPTEQRLVPSGADETADAAARGERQAAERRSGWAALRPLVLRLHFYAGVLVAPFLLVAAVTGLLYAASFQAEKVLYAHELSVPAGGRALPLAQQVAKARAAHPEGAVAAVRPAPEPGDTTRVLLSGAPGVPEDHQLAVFVDPHTGEVRGALQTYGSTGALPLRTWLDSLHRDLHLGENGRLYSELAASWLWVVAGGGLALWIGRKRTRRTVRALALPDRTATGRRRTRSWHGAVGVWAAGGLFFLSATGLTWSGYAGAHIDALRRSLGQATPSVSTALTVHAADPGNTGHHSHHGGAGGMPGMPGTGGQQGGASSGSATDVGVDRVLAAARAEGLSSPVEIDLPTAKGTAYVVKQVGRSWPEKQDSVAVDPATGRVTDVSRFADYPVLAKLTRYGIDLHTGTLFGLANQIVLAALALALVFLILWGYRMWWQRRPTRGRALSFGRPVPRGAWRRVPLPVLLPLVCGVAAVGWAMPLLGVSLVGFLLVDVVLGVLGHRRRAAAPAD